A stretch of the Aythya fuligula isolate bAytFul2 chromosome 18, bAytFul2.pri, whole genome shotgun sequence genome encodes the following:
- the CACNG5 gene encoding voltage-dependent calcium channel gamma-5 subunit, with translation MLLGMSACGRKALTLLSSVFAVCGLGLLGISVSTDYWLYLEEGIVQPQNQTAEIKLSLHAGLWRVCFLAGEERGRCFTIEYVMPMNIQLTSESTVNVLKMIRSATPFPLVSLFFMFIGFILSNIGHIRPHRTILAFVSGIFFILSGLSLVVGLVLYISSINDEMLNRTKDSETFFNYKYGWSFAFSAISFLLTESAGVMSVYLFMKRYTAEDIYRPHPGFYRPRLSNCSDYSGQFLHPDAWARGRSPSDISSEASLQMNSSYPALLKCPDYDQMSSSPC, from the exons ATGCTTTTGGGGATGAGTGCATGCGGCAGGAAGGCGCTGACCCTGCTCAGCAGTGTGTTCGCCGTCTGCGGCCTCGGCCTCCTGGGCATCTCCGTCAGCACCGACTACTGGCTCTACCTGGAGGAGGGCATCGTCCAGCCCCAGAACCAGACGGCCGAAATCAAGCTGTCGCTGCATGCAGGGCTCTGGAGGGTCTGCTTCCTGGCAG GTGAGGAGCGTGGCCGGTGTTTCACTATAGAATACGTCATGCCCATGAACATCCAGCTGACATCCGAATCCACAGTCAATGTCCTGA AGATGATCCGCTCTGCCACCCCCTTCCCTCTGGTCAGCCTCTTCTTCATGTTCATCGGCTTCATCCTGAGCAACATCGGCCACATCCGCCCACACCGGACCATCCTCGCCTTCGTGTCGGGGATATTCTTCATCCTGTCGG GTCTGTCCCTGGTGGTGGGGCTGGTCCTCTACATATCCAGCATTAATGACGAGATGCTCAACAGGACCAAGGACTCAGAAACATTCTTCAATTACAAATACGGCTGGTCGTTTGCATTCTCTGccatctccttccttctcacGGAG AGCGCCGGGGTGATGTCCGTGTACCTGTTCATGAAGCGATACACTGCCGAGGACATTTACCGGCCTCACCCTGGCTTCTACCGGCCCCGCTTGAGCAACTGCTCCGACTACTCAGGGCAGTTCTTGCACCCGGACGCGTGGGCACGGGGTCGCAGCCCGTCGGACATCTCCAGCGAGGCGTCTCTGCAGATGAACAGCAGCTACCCAGCTCTGCTCAAGTGCCCTGACTATGACCAGATGTCCTCGTCCCCGTGCTGA